In Anaerobranca californiensis DSM 14826, the genomic window CTTTTTCTTGAACTTTGGAAATCCTATTTTTTTATCTCTAAAGAAATTTTTATATGCTTTTTCTAAATTAAGTTGTGCGTTGGAAAGTGCAAGACTATCTACTTCTTTTAGAAAAGAATATTCTTTTTTATATTGTGCAGGTGTATTGTTTAGCATTTCTCCTGTTTGTTTATAATATTCTATTTTGTCATGTAGCATTTTGTTATATATAAATCTTACACAACCAAACACTTTAGCAAAATATTCTTCTTGTTCTTTTGTTGGATATATCCTGTATTTATAAGCCTTTAGCAAAGTTACACCTCCTTATTTATATTATAATATAAAGTAATACTACTTGCAATCACCTTTTTGTTTAGCAATTCATCCCCCACTTAAGAAGCGGGGGACTTATTGCTACTTAATGTTAAATTTATATAAATTAATAGCTTGTCCTTTTTCACTAGAGATTTACCTCCATGGAAGGAATTTTAAAGAACTAGATGTTTCTTAATTCCACCAAAACACATCCATCTGCTACTACATCGTAACCTTTTGACTTGGCATATTCTACTAGCTTTTGGTCAAAACTTCCAGGTTGAAACCAAAGTATAGTATTTTTAGGGATAATACCACTATCAATCACTTCAAAACCAATAGTTTTAGGTACGACAAAGTCAATAACATCTGGTATTTCCGGCAACTGGCCTAAATCTTTATATACCTTTAATCCTAGAATTTCACCTTCTTTAGGATTTAACGGGTAAACGGTTTTTCCTTTCTCCTTTAAAGCTTGAGTTATCTTATAACCGTATTTTTCTGGATCATTACTTGCCCCTAACACTGCCCAAACTTTAGCTTTTATTACCTGTTTTTTATCTGCCATAACAGAACACCCCTTAGAAATTGTAAAGGATAATCAGTAAAATCAACAAAATATTAAGCCAAAAAATAAAGGATATATTATTTCCTAACCTTGCTGATTTTATAGCTTTTTTTAAATAGCATTCCCCCACCTCAGAGGCAAGGGGATTGTTCCTGTTTATAATAAAATCCGATAGTACTGCTAATCCCAAACTTATAGAAAATAATGTTAATAACTTAATAAACATGATCATCCCCCCCTATTAATATAATTATATAATATCAGGGAGGAATTTACTATATTATTCTAATAATTCTCTATTTATTTTTTATTTTTCTCATATAGTATCCTCAATCCTTCAAGGGTTAAATAAGGATCTATATAATCCACTAAAGGACTTTGATCTGCCACAAGTTTCCCTAATCCCCCTGTAACCACTACAATATATTTTTCATTAGTTTCTTGAGAAATCCTTCGAATTAACCCTTCTAGTTGACCCATATATCCATAAATTATTCCACTTTGCATACTAGTGATAGTATTCTTGCCGATAATACTTTCTGGTTTTGTTAATTCTATCCTAGGAAGTTTAGCTGCCCTTTCAAATAAGGCTTCCGTTGATATACCTATTCCCGGGGCAATACATCCTCCTAGATACTCCCCTTTTCTGTTAATTACACAAAAGGTGGTAGCAGTTCCATAATCAACTACTATTGCAGGTGTTCCATATTTATGGATAGTTGCCACAGCATTAACTATGCGATCTGCTCCAACCTCCCTTGGATTTTCTGTTTTTATTGGCATAGATGTTTTTATTCCTGGACCTACTATTATAGGTTCGATATTAAAATATTTTTTAGCCATTTTCTGTAAAGCAGGCATCACTGGGGGAACAACAGAAGAAATAATAATACCATCTATAACGATATCCTCTAAACCATTATGGATAAATAAATTTTTTAAAATAATACCGTATTCATCTTCTGTTCTACTTCTAGTAGTAGATATCCGCCAATTATGGACTAGCTTTTCCCCTTGAAATAAACCTATGACAATATTGGTGTTCCCTACATCTAAGGCTAGTAACATACAGTCCTCTCCTATCCTATGACTTTTTATCAAACATATCTAAACTAATATCCAATGCTTTATATGAATGGGTTAAGGCTCCAACGGAAATATATTGAACACCTGTTTTTGCCACTTCTTCTATTGTCTCTAAAGTTATACCTCCAGATGCTTCGGTAATTGCTTTATCACCTATGATTTCTACTGCTTTTTTTAAGTTTTCAACAGTCATATTATCTAGCATGATAATATCCGCTTTGGCCTCTAGTGCTTCCTTTACTCCTTCTAAAGTTTCTACTTCTACTTCAATTTTCATAGTGTGGGGTATTTTTTCCCTTACTTTCTGAACTGCTTTAGATATGGAGCCGGCGATTTTTATGTGATTATCCTTTAACATTACTGCATCATATAAACCAAATCTATGGTTCCTTCCTCCACCTACAGTAACGGCATATTTTTCTAATAGTCTCAAGCCCGGGGTAGTTTTCCTTGTATCTGTAACAAAGGTATTGTATTTTTTAATTTTCTCTTGGTATCTATTAGTCATTGTAGCAATTCCCGATAATCTTTGCAGTAAATTTAATGCTAATCTTTCGCCTTTTAAAATAGTACTAGCTTTTCCTACTACCTTTGCTATGACTTGACCTTTTTCCACCAATTGCCCTTCACTAACCATTTTATAAAAGTTTATTTCACCGTCTATTAACTTAAAGACAGTCTCAGCAACCTCTAAGCCGCAAATTATTCCCCTTTCTTTGGAATGAATAATAGCTTCAGCAGACTGATTTTGATCACAAATAAATTCTGTACTTAGATCACCATGACCTAAATCTTCTATCAAAAATTCTTCTATCTGTTTTTTTAATAAAATATTATTCATAATTGTTCTTTTCCTCCTACTATATTTCAGAGTAGAATATATTTTTATCTATATTGAAGTTAATATGTTTTTTCCATCCTTTATCTGCCTTCGGATAATCTTCACGGAAATGCCCTCCTCTACTTTCTGTTCTCAGTAGAGCACCTTGGGCTAATAGCAGACTGACTTGTAACATATTGATTGTTTCAAAATCCTCTACATCTTGGGGTACAGATAATTCTTTAGTTAATTGTTCTAACCTATTGATGAGTGTTATTAATCCCCTCTGGTTCCTTTTTAATCCTGCATATTTCCACATCAATTCTTGAATTTCTTCCTTTATAGTTTTAGGTTTAACAGGGCCAGTAAATATATATTTATATTCTGGTAAAATTATTTTAATATCATTATCTAACCCCTTTAGATTATCATTTATATAATCTGCAATGTTTTGACCAAATACTAAAGCTTCCAGCAAAGAGTTGCTAGCTAACCTATTGGCTCCGTGTAGGCCTGTACTAGTTACTTCACCACAAGCTAACAATCCTTTAATATTAGTTTTGCCTTCTTTATCAACTACTACTCCTCCCATAAAATAATGGGCTGCAGGAGCAACGGGGATTGGTTCTTTAGGGACATTAATTCCAAATTCACGACAGGTTTTATAAATAGTAGGGAACCTTCCCTCCATTTTTTCTTCAGTCATATGGGAAACATCTAAAAATAAATAATCAGAATTACTTTTTTCCATTTCCTCCAACATCGCCCTCGATACAATATCTCTAGGTGCCAAATCCTTACTTTCATGGTATTTAGCCATAAAAGCTTCTCCATTATGATTAACTAAAATAGCCCCTTCTCCCCTGACGGCCTCAGATATTAAAAATCTAGGGGCTTTAGGTAATACTAAAGCAGTTGGATGAAATTGAACAAACTCCATATCCCTGACATCAGCTTTTGCCCTATAAGCCATGGCAATTCCATCGGCAGTGGCTACTTCTGGATTAGTGGTGTACTTAAATAATTGCCCAGCTCCCCCTGAAGCTAACACTACATATTTTGCCAGGAGTAATATTATCCCATGATCTCCTTTGATGAATACTCCTTTTGCTTCTCCTTCTTCTGTATATATATCAATTATAAATGTATCTTCTAATATAGAAATGTTGTTTCTCTCTTTTATCCTTTCCGTAAGGGTTTCCCTTATAACTCTGCCTGTCCCATCGCCGCTGGCATGAAGAACCCGCCTTCTACTATGGGCTCCTTCTCTAGTTAGGGCTAGTTGACCTTGCTGGCGGTCAAAGGGAACACCATAGTAGAGTAGGGCCTGTATTGCTTTAGGCCCTTTGTTAACTACTTCATTAACCACATCAATATTACATAATCCATGTCCTGCGTTTATCGTGTCTTTAAAATGTAATTGTGGGGAATCTTTTTCACAGATAGCTGCTGCAATACCCCCTTGAGCTTGTTCAGTATTGCTATCTGTTAATTTCCTTTTAGTAATTATCGTAACATTAAAACTAGGTTTTAATTGTAAGGCCACAAATAAACCTGCAAGACCAGCACCTATAATTACTATATCGGTCTTTTCAATTTTTAAATTTTCTTTTTTAAAATCAGCCAAATATCTCCCTATCACTGTTATTACCCCCAATAAGAAGGCCTTTATTTCACCTCTAACATTCTATCTAGAGCTTTTTTGGCTTTTTGGCGAATTTCATCATCTACTGTAATCACCGGCTCTAAAGTTAATAAAGATTTATAGACCTTCTCTAACGTATTTGCTTTCATGTTGGCACAAATTAAGTTTTTACTTGGAAAAATAAATTCTTTATCAGGAAATTGCTTTTTTAAAGCATGGCCAAGACCCTCTTCTGTTCCTATGATATATGTTTTAGCATCGGTTTTTTCGATATATTTAAACATTCCACTAGTACCCGTTACTTCATGGGCTACTTCCACTACTTCCCTCCGACATTCTGGATGAACAACTATTTTAGCATGGGGATATTTTTCATAAGCTTTTAAAACTTCCTCCTTGGTCAACCTATCATGGGTATAACAATAACCTTCCCAAGGAATAATCTTTTTATCTGTCATTTTAGCAATATAATCTGCCATGTTTCTATCTGGTACATATATAATTTTATCGTTAGGTATAGAATTTATTACTTTTAATACATTGGCAGATGTACAGCAAATATCGCATTCTGCT contains:
- a CDS encoding helix-turn-helix domain-containing protein — encoded protein: MLKAYKYRIYPTKEQEEYFAKVFGCVRFIYNKMLHDKIEYYKQTGEMLNNTPAQYKKEYSFLKEVDSLALSNAQLNLEKAYKNFFRDKKIGFPKFKKK
- a CDS encoding CoA-binding protein — its product is MADKKQVIKAKVWAVLGASNDPEKYGYKITQALKEKGKTVYPLNPKEGEILGLKVYKDLGQLPEIPDVIDFVVPKTIGFEVIDSGIIPKNTILWFQPGSFDQKLVEYAKSKGYDVVADGCVLVELRNI
- a CDS encoding type III pantothenate kinase, which codes for MLLALDVGNTNIVIGLFQGEKLVHNWRISTTRSRTEDEYGIILKNLFIHNGLEDIVIDGIIISSVVPPVMPALQKMAKKYFNIEPIIVGPGIKTSMPIKTENPREVGADRIVNAVATIHKYGTPAIVVDYGTATTFCVINRKGEYLGGCIAPGIGISTEALFERAAKLPRIELTKPESIIGKNTITSMQSGIIYGYMGQLEGLIRRISQETNEKYIVVVTGGLGKLVADQSPLVDYIDPYLTLEGLRILYEKNKK
- the nadC gene encoding carboxylating nicotinate-nucleotide diphosphorylase; this translates as MNNILLKKQIEEFLIEDLGHGDLSTEFICDQNQSAEAIIHSKERGIICGLEVAETVFKLIDGEINFYKMVSEGQLVEKGQVIAKVVGKASTILKGERLALNLLQRLSGIATMTNRYQEKIKKYNTFVTDTRKTTPGLRLLEKYAVTVGGGRNHRFGLYDAVMLKDNHIKIAGSISKAVQKVREKIPHTMKIEVEVETLEGVKEALEAKADIIMLDNMTVENLKKAVEIIGDKAITEASGGITLETIEEVAKTGVQYISVGALTHSYKALDISLDMFDKKS
- the nadB gene encoding L-aspartate oxidase — encoded protein: MIGRYLADFKKENLKIEKTDIVIIGAGLAGLFVALQLKPSFNVTIITKRKLTDSNTEQAQGGIAAAICEKDSPQLHFKDTINAGHGLCNIDVVNEVVNKGPKAIQALLYYGVPFDRQQGQLALTREGAHSRRRVLHASGDGTGRVIRETLTERIKERNNISILEDTFIIDIYTEEGEAKGVFIKGDHGIILLLAKYVVLASGGAGQLFKYTTNPEVATADGIAMAYRAKADVRDMEFVQFHPTALVLPKAPRFLISEAVRGEGAILVNHNGEAFMAKYHESKDLAPRDIVSRAMLEEMEKSNSDYLFLDVSHMTEEKMEGRFPTIYKTCREFGINVPKEPIPVAPAAHYFMGGVVVDKEGKTNIKGLLACGEVTSTGLHGANRLASNSLLEALVFGQNIADYINDNLKGLDNDIKIILPEYKYIFTGPVKPKTIKEEIQELMWKYAGLKRNQRGLITLINRLEQLTKELSVPQDVEDFETINMLQVSLLLAQGALLRTESRGGHFREDYPKADKGWKKHINFNIDKNIFYSEI
- the nadA gene encoding quinolinate synthase NadA; amino-acid sequence: MAIKDFNILNSEINRLKKEKNAIILAHYYQRPEIQDIADFVGDSFGLSQKAAGTDADVIVFCGVHFMAESAAILSPDKIVILPEPKAGCPMADMADVDSLRELKKKHPDATVVGYVNTTAAVKAECDICCTSANVLKVINSIPNDKIIYVPDRNMADYIAKMTDKKIIPWEGYCYTHDRLTKEEVLKAYEKYPHAKIVVHPECRREVVEVAHEVTGTSGMFKYIEKTDAKTYIIGTEEGLGHALKKQFPDKEFIFPSKNLICANMKANTLEKVYKSLLTLEPVITVDDEIRQKAKKALDRMLEVK